TGAGCTACTTACCATGTTAATTTATTTCATGAGGTACTTCCCATATAATGTAATTTGAATGTGAATGTGGTGTCTCTCTAAACTTCCCATATACTATCATGTTTACTGAAATGTGAATGTGAATGTGGTGTCTATCTGAATATGATTCCAAAGCTGGTCACGTTTACTGAAATGTGAATGTGAATGTCTATCTGAATGCGTAGTGCTCCTGTGAGTGTGAATGTCATCTAAATGTCATCTGAATGCGTAGTGCTAATGTGAACATGTCACTGTGAGTGTGAACATGTCATTGTGAGTGTTATTTTAATGTGAATGCTATCAGGAATGTGAGCAGAGCAGTACATTTTCACCGCAAAACATGTCACTATAAATTGGAGCAAGATACATTTTCCACTCTTGTTCACCGCAGAGCAGTACATTTTCCACTCTAGTTAGTTCCTATGGAGCAAGATGAGGTGCAAGGTGCCGAGGAATTTGATCCTGCAGAGGTGTTCACCGTAGAAGATATGCTAGCAGAGGATgaaatcttagaagatatgATACAAGAGGAATTGAAGGCCTACATCGATGGAGAAGCATCAACAGTATCTCGCCGTCGTCGACAAACTAGACCGTGCAGGTATATACCAAGGAATCGAGAAGCAGCTCATGATGATCTTATCGCTAATTACTTTTCTGCAAATCCTATCTACACCAATAAGATGTTCCGTAGGAGATTTAGGATGAATAAGCCGCTGTTCTTACGTATCGTGCATGCACTCAGTGATTGGTCTCCTTATTTCACCCAAAGACCCGATGCTACTGGTAGGAATGGACTTTCACCGCTTCAAAAGTGTACCGCGGCTATCAGGATGCTAGCTTATGGAACCTCGGCTGATCAACTTGATGAGGTGTTAAACATAGCTGCAAGCACTTGTTTGGAGATTTTGGGAAAATTTGCTGAAGGGGTGATTGAAAAATTCGGTGAAGAATATCTACGCCCTCCAAGAAGCGATGAACTGGAAAAAATATTACGAGAAAATGAGGCTCGTGGTTTTTCAGGAATGTTGGGAAGCATCGATTGTATGCATTGGGCATGGAAGAATTGTCCGAAAGGTTGGGCAGGCATGTTCACACGTGGTGATAAAGGCGTTCCTACTATGATCCTTGAAGCGGTGGCAACTCGGGATCTTCGTATATGGCATGCTTTCTTTGGTACCGCCGGGTCTCAGAACGACATAAACGTTCTAAACAAGTCACCACTATTCATTCAAGCAATAAAAGGGGAAGCTCCTGCGG
Above is a genomic segment from Setaria viridis chromosome 4, Setaria_viridis_v4.0, whole genome shotgun sequence containing:
- the LOC140222603 gene encoding uncharacterized protein, encoding MFRRRFRMNKPLFLRIVHALSDWSPYFTQRPDATGRNGLSPLQKCTAAIRMLAYGTSADQLDEVLNIAASTCLEILGKFAEGVIEKFGEEYLRPPRSDELEKILRENEARGFSGMLGSIDCMHWAWKNCPKGWAGMFTRGDKGVPTMILEAVATRDLRIWHAFFGTAGSQNDINVLNKSPLFIQAIKGEAPAVHYNVIGTQYDMGYYLANKIYPEWAVFVKTVAAPQSTEDKLFALMQEGTRKDVECAFVLQSRFDIVRRPARLWKQGDVINIMQACIILHNMIVEDEKDSIREVLDLNENPSAMIVFPPEVRTSDNPNHTFAEVLRRNSTIKAWPTHRKLKKDLMEHIWQRYGTKEIR